In one Chitinophaga sancti genomic region, the following are encoded:
- a CDS encoding MBL fold metallo-hydrolase, which produces MSLYITSLNSGSNGNCYYIGNDHEAIMVDAGLSCRETERRMHRLGLSMQKVKALFISHEHTDHIKGITILSKKYNLPVYITPATQRSGNLPLAEQQAIPFLPYTPVQIGGLSITAFPKFHDAVEPHSFIISGNEVNIGVFTDIGAPCEHLIRHFQICHAAFLEANYDEVMLENGSYPFHLKRRIRGGHGHLSNKQALELFKAHRPPYMTHLFLSHLSKDNNDPDVVLELFRPHAGDTHVAVASRYQETPVYNISNNGKLGPVRYTQLSIF; this is translated from the coding sequence ATGTCACTTTACATCACATCACTTAATTCCGGTAGCAATGGAAATTGCTATTACATAGGCAACGACCACGAAGCCATCATGGTGGACGCCGGCCTCTCCTGCCGGGAAACAGAGCGGCGGATGCATCGCCTGGGATTAAGCATGCAAAAAGTAAAGGCACTTTTTATCTCCCACGAACATACGGATCATATCAAAGGGATTACGATCCTTTCAAAGAAATACAATCTCCCGGTATACATCACCCCTGCTACCCAACGAAGCGGCAATCTCCCCCTCGCTGAGCAGCAGGCCATCCCCTTCCTCCCCTATACGCCGGTTCAGATCGGTGGCCTTAGTATTACGGCATTCCCTAAATTTCATGATGCGGTGGAGCCCCATTCCTTTATTATATCTGGCAACGAGGTTAATATCGGGGTATTCACGGATATAGGAGCCCCCTGCGAACACCTAATCAGGCATTTCCAGATTTGCCATGCGGCATTCCTGGAAGCCAACTATGATGAAGTGATGCTGGAAAATGGCAGTTATCCCTTTCATTTAAAGCGAAGGATCCGGGGAGGGCATGGGCATTTGTCCAATAAACAGGCTTTGGAGCTGTTTAAAGCGCATAGGCCGCCGTATATGACCCATTTGTTCCTTTCTCACTTAAGTAAGGATAATAACGATCCTGATGTGGTGCTGGAGCTGTTCCGGCCACATGCAGGGGATACACATGTAGCAGTGGCATCGAGGTACCAGGAGACGCCGGTATATAATATATCTAATAACGGGAAGTTGGGGCCGGTGAGGTATACGCAGTTGAGTATCTTCTAG
- a CDS encoding single-stranded DNA-binding protein, whose product MNITGRLTRDAEVRTTSHDKQVVNFSVATNDSYRNKQGERIVQTTYFDCSYWITPNVARLLTKGTLVELSGRVSTRAWTGSDGEPKAGLNFHTSNIKLHGGSRKAEGEQATAQAENNSFTVQGENDDLPF is encoded by the coding sequence ATGAACATCACAGGAAGACTGACAAGGGATGCGGAAGTACGCACAACGTCACACGACAAACAGGTAGTAAACTTTTCAGTAGCGACCAACGACAGCTACCGTAACAAACAGGGTGAACGCATCGTGCAAACGACCTACTTCGACTGCTCCTACTGGATAACGCCAAACGTGGCAAGACTGCTAACAAAAGGCACTTTGGTAGAACTATCGGGCAGGGTAAGCACAAGGGCATGGACAGGCAGTGACGGGGAGCCGAAAGCAGGACTTAATTTCCATACCTCCAACATCAAACTACATGGAGGTAGCAGGAAAGCAGAAGGCGAACAGGCTACTGCACAAGCTGAGAACAACAGCTTTACAGTACAGGGAGAAAATGACGACCTCCCATTTTAA
- a CDS encoding PRTRC system ThiF family protein, producing MNTEKTAVHFTDKYLISPTNPISVNLIGAGGTGSKVLTALMEINESLIALGHAGLQVRLWDDDVITNANLGRQRFFECETGLYKSVALINRINRCIGSNWKAETVKFEKDKFGRLPENARATVTITCVDNVQARFGVAEILNEASYRRHYQDEPKYWLDFGNSQDTGQVLLSTIGEIKQPNSEKYQTVASLPFVTDEYGELLKQSEQADNTPSCSLAEALEHQDLFINSSLTQMGCSLLWNLFRRGMTEYKGFFHNLKDFRTHPIKVA from the coding sequence ATGAATACAGAAAAAACAGCAGTCCATTTTACAGACAAGTATCTGATAAGTCCCACCAATCCCATTTCTGTAAACCTTATCGGGGCAGGTGGCACAGGTTCAAAGGTGTTGACCGCTTTAATGGAGATAAACGAGAGTTTGATAGCATTAGGGCACGCAGGGTTACAGGTGCGTTTGTGGGACGATGATGTTATCACCAATGCCAATTTAGGCAGACAGCGATTTTTTGAATGCGAAACTGGATTATACAAATCCGTAGCCCTGATAAACCGCATCAACCGTTGTATCGGTTCAAACTGGAAGGCCGAAACGGTAAAGTTTGAAAAGGACAAGTTTGGCAGACTGCCCGAAAATGCAAGGGCAACCGTTACCATAACCTGTGTGGATAATGTACAGGCGAGGTTTGGCGTTGCTGAAATCCTAAACGAAGCCAGCTACCGCAGACATTACCAAGATGAGCCAAAATATTGGCTGGATTTTGGCAACAGCCAAGATACAGGGCAAGTGCTGTTATCTACCATCGGGGAGATAAAACAGCCCAATTCAGAAAAGTACCAAACGGTGGCAAGCCTGCCATTTGTTACCGATGAATATGGCGAATTGCTGAAACAGTCCGAACAAGCGGACAACACGCCAAGCTGTTCACTTGCCGAAGCTTTGGAACACCAGGATTTGTTTATCAATTCATCATTGACACAAATGGGTTGCTCTTTATTGTGGAACCTGTTTCGCAGGGGAATGACCGAATACAAGGGATTTTTTCACAATCTGAAAGACTTCCGTACGCACCCGATAAAAGTCGCCTGA
- a CDS encoding DUF3823 domain-containing protein has translation MKIQYIVLALGLFCSCTKYDNKDKPSMVLKGLITDSITGKGLQTQVGDNGVRFKLLDLNYSASPTPFYFTTQQDGNFECSVIPAGKYNVTPQGPFVPLVQTDSNGDTTKNASVTIDINGTVTQNFTVVPFLELEWVGSPVTNADNTITVQFRVSRGTTLPAYQKNLTNIYLFVNSSSYNVGDNNYDSRYTVAVSNPSSQLGQTITVTTPVLPFKNATYYLRAAARIDYSIEGVNRYNYNEPIAVKVP, from the coding sequence ATGAAAATTCAATATATAGTTTTGGCGCTGGGATTATTTTGTTCCTGCACAAAATATGATAATAAGGATAAGCCTTCCATGGTATTGAAAGGTTTGATTACAGACTCGATCACAGGCAAGGGCCTGCAAACCCAGGTAGGTGATAATGGGGTGCGGTTCAAACTGCTGGACCTGAATTATTCAGCAAGTCCTACTCCGTTCTATTTCACCACGCAGCAGGATGGTAATTTTGAATGTTCCGTTATTCCTGCGGGCAAATATAACGTGACACCCCAGGGGCCTTTCGTGCCACTTGTACAAACCGACTCCAATGGGGATACCACGAAGAATGCCAGTGTAACGATCGATATCAATGGTACCGTTACACAGAACTTCACCGTAGTGCCTTTCCTTGAACTGGAATGGGTGGGTAGTCCTGTAACCAATGCGGATAATACCATCACCGTTCAGTTCAGGGTTTCCCGCGGCACCACGCTGCCGGCTTACCAGAAGAACCTGACGAATATTTACCTGTTCGTAAATTCTTCCAGCTATAATGTGGGCGATAATAATTATGATTCACGTTATACGGTGGCAGTCAGCAACCCAAGCTCACAACTGGGTCAGACAATTACGGTGACCACACCGGTATTACCTTTTAAGAATGCAACTTATTACCTGAGAGCGGCTGCGAGAATCGACTATAGTATCGAAGGCGTAAACAGGTATAATTATAATGAGCCAATTGCGGTAAAAGTACCGTAA
- a CDS encoding prokaryotic E2 ligase family D protein codes for MNSVNNIAESFGTLYHPKSALVFYETAGTDTNMYVEHFDMDSNGTPVNAHPLTVKEANVLAKALQTDEEKSKAFLKPKGILPTNILHINPSEKGTVLWYTKAQQRQLYFVNGLGIPNGVAQV; via the coding sequence ATGAACAGCGTAAATAACATAGCCGAAAGTTTCGGCACATTGTACCACCCAAAATCCGCATTGGTTTTTTATGAAACCGCAGGAACGGACACCAATATGTACGTGGAGCATTTTGATATGGACAGTAACGGAACGCCAGTAAATGCCCATCCTTTGACGGTAAAAGAAGCCAACGTATTAGCTAAGGCTTTACAGACCGATGAAGAAAAGAGCAAAGCCTTTTTAAAGCCGAAGGGCATTTTGCCAACAAATATTCTGCACATCAATCCGAGCGAAAAAGGTACGGTGCTATGGTACACCAAAGCACAGCAACGGCAACTGTACTTTGTGAATGGTTTGGGCATACCCAACGGAGTGGCACAAGTATAG
- a CDS encoding DNA-binding protein, with translation MKAGTIEEAKKLAKEKSLEKKHKDETIHIIYCNRTKHFYIDTDGLIRLWELSFGYYVNGVYTAEKSHS, from the coding sequence ATGAAAGCGGGAACCATAGAGGAAGCGAAAAAACTGGCTAAAGAAAAGAGCCTTGAAAAGAAGCATAAGGACGAGACTATACACATTATCTACTGCAATAGAACGAAGCATTTCTATATAGATACGGACGGTTTAATTCGCCTTTGGGAACTGTCATTCGGCTACTATGTAAATGGGGTTTATACCGCAGAAAAATCACACTCTTAA
- a CDS encoding prokaryotic E2 ligase family D protein, with product MLWFANKNSLAVFALATDSRPTEKTPLHYAPFFNIYEDGRVCMGTVTIDIKNSASVEEFIQAWESYFFNSYFSHLLGSHSPIKGNCVNVWKDLIGTDKPFPKKVLKGNNKTLKNLL from the coding sequence ATGCTGTGGTTTGCCAATAAAAACAGTCTTGCCGTTTTTGCCCTTGCAACAGACAGCAGACCAACAGAAAAAACGCCGTTGCATTACGCCCCCTTTTTTAACATCTATGAAGATGGCAGGGTGTGTATGGGTACGGTGACTATCGACATCAAAAATTCGGCTTCGGTTGAGGAATTTATACAGGCGTGGGAAAGCTATTTTTTTAACAGCTACTTCAGCCACCTATTGGGAAGCCATAGCCCCATAAAAGGGAATTGCGTAAACGTATGGAAAGACCTTATCGGTACAGATAAACCCTTTCCGAAAAAGGTATTGAAAGGGAATAATAAGACACTTAAAAATCTATTGTGA
- a CDS encoding TlpA disulfide reductase family protein, whose product MPPRYLPLSLLVAILLFASACKQSPQQISISGHIEGLKDSILFIAIPKEDSYHTFDSYETYDFNNDDYKYVPVKNGSFSWIQAYNGPQHLVLKISSHTVTLFTGKTDIEILGRADSLANLRISGSVAQQEFEALRSIMMEIWKKELYLGGVLSKVRDTNLLKEIEPQYDSVMALKKLKTEQFIASHPGSIVSVGIIKELAYDGDPAYLDSLNKLLTPEIVATPAGQRLEEKLAVLRRGAVGQVFRDFEQIDLKGDTVRLADYKGKYLLVFYWVSYTKEENLEVLRLYKCYRKKGFDVLGVFIGEDRARWKDMVAWYGLPWKQVSDLEWIHGHLAREYGIRSMPNNFLLDPKGVIIGRDMSMKELETKLCEVVH is encoded by the coding sequence ATGCCTCCCCGTTATTTACCACTTTCCTTGCTGGTGGCTATTTTGCTATTCGCATCGGCCTGTAAGCAGTCGCCTCAGCAAATCAGCATCAGTGGACACATTGAAGGCTTAAAAGATTCCATTCTTTTTATCGCCATTCCCAAAGAGGATAGCTATCATACTTTCGATAGTTATGAAACCTATGATTTTAATAATGACGATTATAAGTATGTACCTGTAAAAAACGGTTCTTTCAGTTGGATCCAGGCGTATAACGGGCCCCAGCACCTGGTGCTGAAAATCAGTTCCCATACGGTCACTTTATTTACCGGAAAAACGGACATTGAGATCCTGGGGCGTGCTGATTCCCTGGCGAACCTGCGGATTAGCGGATCTGTAGCCCAGCAGGAATTTGAAGCACTCAGGAGCATTATGATGGAAATCTGGAAGAAGGAATTGTATCTTGGAGGGGTGTTGTCTAAGGTACGTGATACCAATTTGCTAAAGGAGATAGAACCGCAATATGATTCGGTCATGGCGCTGAAGAAGTTGAAAACAGAGCAGTTTATTGCCAGTCATCCGGGTAGTATTGTGAGTGTGGGTATCATTAAGGAGTTAGCATATGATGGAGATCCGGCGTACCTGGATAGTTTGAATAAACTGTTGACACCGGAGATTGTGGCGACGCCTGCGGGACAACGATTGGAAGAGAAATTGGCGGTGTTGCGGAGAGGAGCTGTGGGGCAGGTATTTCGGGATTTTGAGCAGATAGATTTGAAGGGGGATACGGTGCGACTGGCAGATTATAAAGGAAAGTATTTGCTGGTATTTTACTGGGTGAGTTATACCAAGGAGGAGAACCTGGAGGTTTTGAGGCTGTATAAGTGTTACAGGAAGAAGGGGTTTGATGTGCTGGGGGTATTTATTGGTGAGGATAGAGCGAGGTGGAAGGATATGGTTGCCTGGTATGGATTGCCCTGGAAACAGGTGTCTGACCTGGAGTGGATCCATGGGCACCTGGCGAGGGAATATGGGATCAGGAGTATGCCGAATAATTTTTTGCTGGATCCCAAAGGGGTGATTATTGGGAGGGATATGAGTATGAAGGAGTTGGAGACGAAGTTGTGTGAGGTGGTACATTAG
- a CDS encoding DUF932 domain-containing protein, whose product MAHNINFNEKTGRYSFFSVQQKAWHSLGQIVEQYPTSEEAIKFAGLDYEVVKSPLFTKGSGIIETSDGIEIGSSELEVPDYFANIRTDNNAVLGVVGKDYHIVQNREAFNFFDAIVGGGEGILYETAGALGNGERIFITAKLPDYIRVGNGDDVTEKYIFLTTSHDGSGSITAAFTPIRIVCQNTLNASLRSMTNVVRIKHTSGAKQRIENAHKIMGLANTLSNQLEGIFNEWTKVKVNDREVRKLIQLALCPNKETLDLIKKGADDEISTVFKNTVEDAFAYAMISDTQQMDTTKGTLFGAYNAVTGYYQNVRNYKNDEAKLQSIVLGGTAQLKSQKAFELCTAFALDGAEILNLN is encoded by the coding sequence ATGGCACATAATATCAATTTCAACGAGAAAACAGGACGTTATTCATTCTTTAGCGTACAACAAAAAGCGTGGCACAGTTTGGGGCAAATCGTAGAGCAATACCCGACAAGCGAAGAAGCTATCAAATTCGCAGGTTTAGATTACGAAGTCGTAAAATCCCCACTGTTTACCAAAGGTTCGGGCATCATCGAAACTTCGGATGGCATAGAGATAGGCAGTAGCGAATTGGAAGTACCTGACTATTTCGCCAACATACGCACCGATAACAATGCTGTATTGGGCGTAGTCGGTAAGGACTACCACATTGTACAGAACCGAGAAGCCTTTAATTTCTTTGATGCTATTGTAGGTGGTGGCGAGGGCATCCTGTACGAAACCGCAGGAGCATTGGGCAACGGGGAACGCATTTTTATCACAGCAAAACTTCCCGACTATATCCGAGTTGGCAATGGCGATGATGTAACAGAAAAGTACATCTTCCTAACCACTTCGCACGATGGTAGCGGAAGCATCACAGCCGCATTTACCCCCATTAGGATTGTATGCCAAAACACGCTGAATGCCTCATTACGCAGTATGACGAATGTAGTCCGTATCAAACACACTTCGGGAGCAAAACAGCGTATCGAGAACGCCCACAAGATTATGGGACTTGCCAATACCCTGAGCAACCAATTAGAGGGCATTTTCAACGAGTGGACTAAAGTAAAAGTGAACGACCGAGAAGTAAGAAAGCTAATCCAGTTGGCACTTTGCCCGAACAAGGAAACGCTTGACCTTATCAAAAAAGGTGCAGACGATGAAATTTCCACCGTGTTCAAAAACACCGTTGAGGACGCATTTGCATACGCTATGATAAGCGACACACAGCAAATGGACACCACCAAAGGCACATTGTTCGGAGCGTACAATGCTGTTACAGGCTACTATCAGAACGTAAGAAATTACAAGAACGATGAAGCCAAGTTACAGAGCATTGTATTGGGTGGTACTGCCCAACTCAAATCACAAAAAGCATTTGAACTGTGTACCGCATTTGCTTTGGACGGTGCGGAAATCTTAAACCTTAATTAA
- a CDS encoding PRTRC system protein E, whose protein sequence is MNTNFFNQIQQLDFTGVLQLNISKGIENNLIVTVLLNNEQCGDSAKNLIPPLTFNATPKEFDEGFFEQITTPIQKVSGLMVDMEAFMKQMEVVKMQSAMEKDKAEKAKKEKEAKDKKFKDGMAKADELEKEGKFREAWMKVPDITEFPEKADEIRKRKTSLSDKFGTPSLFGAMEEATPEPQEPPQQAEELTADYPIDEIDEEE, encoded by the coding sequence ATGAACACCAATTTTTTTAATCAGATACAGCAGTTGGACTTTACAGGAGTATTGCAACTGAACATTTCAAAGGGAATAGAAAACAACCTTATTGTAACAGTACTGCTCAATAATGAACAATGCGGAGATAGTGCAAAAAATCTTATTCCCCCATTGACATTTAATGCCACGCCAAAAGAGTTTGACGAGGGATTTTTTGAGCAGATAACCACACCGATACAAAAGGTATCGGGCTTAATGGTGGATATGGAAGCCTTTATGAAGCAAATGGAAGTTGTCAAAATGCAATCGGCAATGGAGAAAGACAAAGCCGAAAAAGCGAAAAAGGAAAAAGAAGCCAAAGACAAGAAGTTTAAAGACGGAATGGCAAAGGCTGATGAACTGGAGAAAGAGGGCAAGTTCCGTGAAGCGTGGATGAAAGTTCCCGACATAACCGAGTTCCCCGAAAAAGCGGACGAGATACGCAAACGTAAAACGTCATTGTCCGACAAGTTTGGAACACCGAGCCTTTTCGGAGCAATGGAAGAAGCTACACCCGAACCGCAAGAGCCACCACAACAAGCGGAAGAACTTACTGCCGATTATCCCATTGATGAAATAGACGAGGAAGAATAA
- a CDS encoding DNA glycosylase AlkZ-like family protein — MTTKNLLQQRLLSQQLAIPQFDTPTSLVKHMGAIQAQDYDMSKWAVGQRVSNCHSSTVEAAINDGHIIRTHVLRPTWHLVHPEDLRWMADLTAPYVKKGIAHYDKKLELDDAFFKKKRLDGSKNRQIG, encoded by the coding sequence ATGACCACAAAAAATCTGCTGCAGCAAAGGCTCCTTTCGCAACAACTAGCCATTCCGCAATTTGATACACCCACCTCCCTGGTAAAACACATGGGGGCAATTCAGGCACAGGATTATGATATGTCCAAATGGGCGGTGGGTCAGCGTGTATCCAATTGTCATTCATCTACCGTGGAAGCAGCGATCAATGATGGTCACATTATTCGCACACATGTACTTCGTCCTACATGGCATCTCGTACATCCGGAAGACCTCCGCTGGATGGCGGATCTCACAGCACCTTATGTCAAAAAAGGAATTGCGCATTATGATAAAAAACTGGAACTGGATGATGCATTTTTTAAGAAAAAAAGATTAGATGGAAGCAAAAATAGGCAAATCGGTTAA
- a CDS encoding acetyl-CoA hydrolase/transferase family protein, with the protein MFKYIPASEAVKCVTSGNRVFIHGSAGTPMHLLRALQERHEELENVELNSITTLGKVDFDNPIYRKSFFVKCLFTSAATRKVVNSEHGDYVPIFLSQIPQLFRKNILPPDVALISVSPPDQHGYCSLGTSVDIARAATEVAKYIVAQVNPKMPRTHGEGFIHVSRFHAAVWHEEELPVLDYSSDATEVTAKIGHNIATLVEDGSTLQLGIGSIPDYVLKNLTNHKNLGLHTEMMSDGVIPLIESGVINNSLKKVNVGRNVTSFMAGTRKLYDFVNDNPSVRVLAIDYVNDTAVIRQNPKAMAINSAIEVDLTGQVCADSIGTYQYSGIGGQMDFMRGASLSEGGKPIIALPSVTNKGISRITPFLKEGAGVVTTRGHIHWVVTEYGITNLFGKGLKERGKALIEIAHPDHRETLERAWFERFAKKSAVI; encoded by the coding sequence ATGTTTAAGTATATCCCGGCATCAGAAGCTGTAAAGTGTGTGACTTCAGGTAACCGCGTTTTTATCCATGGATCCGCCGGAACGCCAATGCACCTTTTAAGGGCCCTTCAAGAAAGGCACGAAGAATTGGAAAATGTTGAATTAAATAGCATTACGACCTTAGGTAAAGTAGACTTCGACAATCCAATATATAGGAAGAGCTTTTTTGTTAAGTGCCTTTTCACATCAGCTGCCACCCGCAAAGTTGTTAATAGTGAACATGGAGACTACGTTCCTATTTTCCTGAGCCAGATTCCTCAGTTGTTCAGAAAGAACATTCTGCCTCCGGACGTCGCATTAATTTCAGTTTCACCTCCAGACCAGCATGGCTATTGTTCACTGGGAACTTCAGTAGACATCGCCCGCGCTGCAACGGAAGTAGCAAAATATATCGTGGCACAGGTAAATCCTAAAATGCCACGTACCCATGGAGAGGGTTTCATCCACGTATCTCGCTTCCACGCTGCTGTATGGCACGAAGAAGAATTACCGGTACTGGACTACTCCTCAGATGCCACCGAAGTAACCGCTAAGATTGGCCACAACATCGCTACCCTGGTAGAAGATGGTTCCACCCTTCAGTTAGGTATTGGTAGCATTCCTGATTATGTGTTAAAGAACCTGACAAACCACAAGAACCTGGGCTTACACACAGAAATGATGTCTGACGGTGTAATTCCTCTGATCGAAAGTGGTGTGATCAACAATAGCCTGAAGAAAGTGAATGTAGGCAGAAATGTCACCTCTTTCATGGCAGGTACACGCAAACTGTATGATTTTGTAAACGATAACCCTAGCGTAAGAGTGCTGGCTATCGACTATGTAAATGATACAGCCGTGATCCGTCAGAATCCTAAAGCCATGGCTATCAACAGTGCCATCGAAGTGGACCTTACCGGTCAGGTGTGTGCAGATAGTATTGGTACTTATCAATACTCAGGTATTGGTGGTCAGATGGACTTCATGAGAGGTGCATCCTTATCAGAAGGTGGTAAGCCAATTATTGCGCTGCCATCCGTGACAAACAAAGGTATCTCACGTATCACGCCGTTCCTGAAAGAAGGTGCTGGTGTGGTGACTACCAGAGGTCACATTCACTGGGTAGTTACAGAATATGGTATCACTAACCTGTTCGGTAAAGGCCTGAAAGAAAGAGGCAAGGCATTAATCGAAATTGCTCACCCTGATCATAGGGAGACTTTAGAGAGAGCCTGGTTCGAAAGATTTGCGAAAAAATCAGCTGTAATATAA
- a CDS encoding winged helix-turn-helix transcriptional regulator, with translation MSKKIHSQERSEECQGHLRAIHDTLDVLNGKWKISIIGSLGFGKRRFMELQREVEGIGSKMLSKELRELEMNELVKRTVHDTKPVTVEYELTDYGATLQSIISEMAKWGRTHRKRIMQQVII, from the coding sequence ATGAGTAAGAAAATTCATTCGCAGGAAAGGTCGGAAGAATGTCAGGGACATTTAAGGGCCATACATGATACCCTGGATGTATTGAACGGGAAGTGGAAGATCTCCATTATTGGATCGCTGGGTTTTGGTAAGCGCCGGTTTATGGAATTGCAACGGGAGGTAGAAGGGATAGGGTCAAAGATGCTGTCTAAAGAGTTGAGGGAGTTAGAGATGAATGAGCTGGTGAAGCGGACCGTGCATGATACGAAGCCGGTAACGGTGGAGTATGAGTTGACGGATTATGGGGCGACGCTGCAAAGTATCATTTCGGAAATGGCGAAGTGGGGACGGACGCATCGAAAGCGGATCATGCAGCAGGTGATTATTTAA
- a CDS encoding PRTRC system protein C, protein MFILKDKGQDIRLTDPEPRWSVEAVMNFYANLYPILTTAKVSAPQIKDDAVEYKFESVMGTKG, encoded by the coding sequence GTGTTCATACTCAAAGATAAAGGACAGGACATCAGACTGACCGACCCCGAACCACGTTGGAGCGTGGAAGCTGTGATGAATTTTTACGCCAATCTGTACCCCATTCTAACGACCGCAAAAGTATCTGCACCGCAGATTAAGGATGATGCAGTAGAGTACAAATTTGAGAGCGTAATGGGTACGAAAGGTTAA
- a CDS encoding site-specific integrase: METVKRSTFKLLFYLKKNEPKKNGNVPVMGRITIDGTPKTFGTKLEIDPNSWDLKHGRVLGKSSIAVSTNQKLDQVRVRINKIYDDMLKDEGFATSQKVKLSFLGVGVMEDAILKVFREQNEDFQKMVSKGKRSQNTYNKYKTVYSHLSTFIRERYHRDDMAFRELTPDFIREFDFFLRIDQECTHNTVWVYTMPVIALADLAIKKGLIRQNPFEDYEISMEETDRSYLLKEGVEKLMFLKPSDAKFELVQDLFIFSCFTGLSFIDIKKLKTGNIQSFFDGHQWIISRRKKSDVASNVRLMEIPKRLIEKYQGITRNEFLFPVPTNATCNSHVKKLIGEAEIVTEQKVTFHTARHTFATMFLTEGVPLESLSKMMGHKNISTTQIYAKITSQKISKDMDLVSPKFAALENAFVTMQQGDCSEDGVAIDEQEFELID, encoded by the coding sequence ATGGAGACAGTAAAAAGATCCACCTTCAAGTTGTTATTTTACTTGAAGAAAAACGAACCGAAAAAGAACGGCAATGTACCTGTGATGGGACGGATTACCATTGACGGAACCCCTAAAACTTTTGGAACTAAACTGGAAATTGATCCCAATAGCTGGGATTTAAAACACGGGCGTGTATTAGGCAAGAGCAGCATAGCCGTAAGTACCAACCAAAAATTGGATCAAGTCCGCGTACGCATCAATAAGATTTATGATGATATGCTGAAAGATGAAGGTTTCGCAACGTCACAGAAAGTAAAACTTTCATTTTTGGGAGTTGGTGTTATGGAAGATGCTATTCTCAAAGTATTCAGGGAACAAAATGAAGACTTTCAAAAAATGGTTAGCAAAGGCAAACGTTCTCAAAATACTTATAACAAGTACAAGACCGTTTATAGCCACCTTAGTACATTTATTAGAGAACGCTATCATCGGGATGATATGGCCTTTAGGGAACTAACCCCGGATTTTATCAGAGAATTTGACTTCTTTCTACGCATCGATCAGGAATGTACCCACAATACTGTTTGGGTTTACACGATGCCAGTTATTGCCCTTGCAGATCTTGCCATCAAAAAAGGACTAATACGTCAAAATCCTTTTGAGGATTATGAAATAAGCATGGAAGAAACGGACCGCAGCTATCTTCTTAAGGAAGGAGTTGAAAAGTTGATGTTTCTAAAACCTTCGGATGCAAAGTTTGAGCTTGTACAAGACCTCTTTATTTTCAGTTGTTTCACAGGGCTTTCCTTCATTGATATAAAAAAACTGAAAACGGGCAATATCCAATCATTCTTTGATGGTCACCAATGGATTATCAGCAGGCGAAAAAAATCGGATGTTGCCTCCAACGTTAGGCTAATGGAAATTCCTAAACGGCTGATAGAAAAATATCAAGGCATTACCCGCAATGAATTTTTATTTCCTGTCCCAACAAATGCAACCTGTAATAGCCATGTTAAAAAGCTGATTGGCGAAGCGGAGATTGTCACTGAACAGAAAGTAACTTTTCACACCGCAAGACATACTTTCGCTACTATGTTCTTAACAGAGGGCGTACCACTTGAAAGCCTCAGCAAAATGATGGGGCACAAAAACATTTCGACTACTCAGATTTATGCCAAGATTACCAGTCAAAAGATAAGTAAGGATATGGACCTGGTATCACCAAAATTTGCTGCTCTAGAAAACGCATTTGTTACTATGCAGCAAGGAGATTGTAGTGAAGATGGAGTTGCCATCGATGAACAGGAATTTGAACTTATCGACTGA